One segment of Toxotes jaculatrix isolate fToxJac2 chromosome 8, fToxJac2.pri, whole genome shotgun sequence DNA contains the following:
- the zgc:158689 gene encoding brain-specific angiogenesis inhibitor 1-associated protein 2, which produces MSRTEEVNKMTENVYKGILDQFNPSLKNFVTMGKHYEKALTGVTVAAKGYFDALVKLGELASDSQGSKELGDTLFQMAEVHRQIQVQLEDVLKLFHSELLAQLEQKLELDIKYLTATLKKYQSERRSKSESIERCQSQLKKLRRKSQGSRHPNKYGDREMQFVELMSRRQGELDTLVATGYRSALTEERRRYCFLVDRQCCVTKLLINYHSKVRELLSQKLSSWQQSCSQPTKLPERALNLLRHTAPQSSGAAGIAEVLRHTKLGSAQPEQRLSVQEVPPLLNGDSSRSQQQRSLPSSSQSDTCPPQGSPQTFHSASSTGGGSGAAGGSSRGASPQHTSTPLSASASPLPDSTTSGSPSPATSTPTTSSGLAQQSSLLLATNTSNLSPSLIPSTVMSLSQISPASSSLHGMTLPIPHSAPHSPPLPHSAPLSRAMTPVQLLHQQVGPGGSNASSPSHNPWLFKAGEMSATATLPLPRRPVSEMRLGGFQGSSLPRMLPLSGPARVEAMFSHSPGASEGGGVGGGACLLHFLPGDNITLLISEPRDGWHYGQNERTGRKGWFPFSYTQPHHSKIDHFGSSLFLSKANSTSTGQLDKLVSPGLPALTPESEEECSLPPQRVSTFRPRPYSMADSNKITSELASPPPSPTRPNPFAHVRLRKTVTNDRSAPIIE; this is translated from the exons atgtctCGAACGGAAGAGGTCAACAAGATGACAGAAAATGTCTACAAG GGGATTTTGGACCAGTTCAACCCCAGTCTGAAGAACTTTGTGACCATGGGAAAACACTATGAGAAAGCCCTGACAG GAGTAACCGTGGCTGCCAAGGGGTACTTTGATGCCCTGGTGAAACTTGGAGAACTGGCGAGCGACAGCCAAGGCTCCAAAGAGCTGG GGGACACGCTGTTTCAGATGGCTGAGGTTCACAGACAGATTCAGGTGCAGCTGGAAGACGTG TTGAAACTGTTTCACTCTGAGCTGCTTGCACAGTTGGAGCAGAAGTTGGAGCTGGACATCAAGTACCTCACA GCCACGTTAAAGAAGTACCAGAGTGAGAGGAGATCTAAATCCGAGTCTATCGAGCGCTGCCAGTCCCAGCTCAAGAAACTCCGCAGGAAGAGCCAGGGCAGTCGCCACCCCAATAAatatggagacagagagatgcag TTTGTGGAGTTGATGAGTCGTCGCCAAGGTGAGCTGGACACGCTGGTCGCCACGGGTTACAGGTCAGCGctcactgaggagaggagacgatACTGCTTCCTGGTGGACAGACAGTGTTGTGTCACTAAGCTGCTCATTAACTACCACTCCAAG GTCAGGGAGCTTCTGTCACAGAAACTGTCATCTTGGCAGCAGTCGTGTTCTCAGCCGACAAAACTCCCAGAGCGGGCTCTGAACCTGCTGCGTCACACTGCGCCTCAAAGCTCAGGGGCTGCTGGAATAGCCGAGGTCCTCCGCCACACCAAGCTCGGCTCTGCCCAGCCAGAACAG AGGCTGTCTGTTCAGGAAGTCCCTCCTCTGTTGAACGGAGATTCCAGTCGCTCCCAGCAGCAGCGCTcgctcccctcctcctcccagagTGACACCTGTCCTCCTCAGGGCTCCCCCCAGACTTTCCACTCTGCGTCATCCACTGGAGGAGGttctggagctgctggaggttcATCACGAGGAGCTTCTCCTCAGCACACCAGCACACCCCTCAGTGCATCAGCCAGTCCCCTCCCTGACAGCACCACCAGTGGCAGCCCCAGTCCTGCTACATCCACTCCCACCACGTCCAGTGGCTTGGCCCAGCAGAGCTCCCTCCTCCTAGCCACCAACACGTCCAACCTCTCCCCGAGCCTCATCCCTTCCACGGTGATGTCACTCAGTCAGATCTCCCCAGCCAGCAGCTCCTTGCACGGCATGACCCTCCCCATTCCACACAGTGCTCCTCACAGTCCTCCGCTCCCTCACAGCGCTCCTCTCTCCAGGGCCATGACTCCTGTGCAGCTGTTGCACCAACAGGTGGGACCTGGAGGGAGCAACGCTTCATCCCCATCACATAATCCCTGGCTGTTTAAGGCTGGAGAAATGTCTGCTACAGCAACACTTCCACTGCCGAGGAGACCTGTCAGTGAAATGAGGCTGGGCGGCTTTCAGG GCTCTAGTCTCCCCAGGATGCTGCCGTTGTCTGGACCTGCACGTGTGGAAGCCATGTTTTCTCACAGTCCTGGAGCATCGGAGGGTGGCGGAGTAGGGGGCGGGGCTTGCTTACTGCACTTCCTGCCTGGTGACAACATCACCCTGCTCATCTCTGAGCCCAGAGACGGGTGGCACTACGGTCAGAATGAGCGTACTGGACG GAAAGGCTGGTTCCCTTTCTCCTACACTCAGCCACACCACAGCAAGATCGATCACTTCGGGAG CTCGCTCTTCTTATCTAAAGCTAACAGCACTAGTACCGGCCAGCTCGACAAGCTGGTGTCTCCAGGTCTGCCAGCGCTCACCCCAGAGTCGGAGGAGGAGTGTTCCCTTCCTCCCCAGAGGGTCAGCACCTTCCGCCCGCGCCCGTACAGCATGGCCGACAGCAACAAG ATCACCTCAGAATTGGCTTCTCCACCACCTTCTCCAACCAG gCCCAATCCATTTGCGCACGTACGACTCAGAAAAACCGTCACCAACGATCGCTCAGCTCCCATCATTGAGTAA